In the Aerosakkonema funiforme FACHB-1375 genome, one interval contains:
- the purD gene encoding phosphoribosylamine--glycine ligase, which produces MKIIVVGNGGREHTLAWKFLQSPQVERVFCVPGNGGTAVMERCQNLPLKVEDFEAIARFAKENDVSLVAVGPELPLSLGIADYLLSQNIPVFGPTKAGAEIEASKAWAKALMAEAEIPTAKSAVFTDAGEAIAYIKAEGAPIVIKADGLAAGKGVTVAQTVEEAVAAVEDIFQGNFAQVVIEECLIGEEVSVLALTDGLTIRPLLPAQDHKRIGDGDTGPNTGGMGAYAPAPLCTPALLERVEKEVLQPTIATLQKRGIPYIGVVYAGLMISPSGEPKVLEFNCRFGDPETQAILPLLETPLEDLMLACTQQRLAEMPPIEWKSGACVCVVMASGGYPGEYEKGKLITGIESAQTTGAIVFHAGTKLSAPAENSPHPLTDGGRVLGVTAIGENIEGAIATAYAAVDRIQFEGAYSRRDIAQKAIKRKE; this is translated from the coding sequence GTGAAGATTATAGTTGTTGGCAATGGTGGACGGGAACACACCTTGGCTTGGAAATTCCTGCAATCTCCCCAGGTTGAGCGGGTATTCTGCGTCCCTGGCAATGGCGGCACAGCAGTTATGGAACGTTGCCAGAATCTACCCCTTAAGGTAGAAGATTTTGAAGCAATTGCGCGTTTTGCAAAAGAAAATGACGTTTCTCTGGTAGCTGTTGGCCCAGAATTGCCCCTTTCTTTGGGAATCGCGGACTACCTGCTCTCGCAAAATATACCTGTTTTCGGCCCCACAAAAGCGGGTGCGGAGATTGAGGCGAGTAAGGCGTGGGCGAAAGCTTTGATGGCAGAAGCGGAAATACCTACGGCTAAGTCTGCTGTTTTTACAGATGCGGGTGAGGCGATCGCTTACATTAAAGCCGAAGGCGCACCAATTGTAATTAAAGCGGATGGTTTGGCAGCCGGAAAGGGCGTCACCGTCGCCCAAACAGTTGAGGAAGCTGTAGCCGCCGTAGAAGATATCTTTCAGGGCAATTTCGCCCAGGTAGTGATCGAAGAATGTTTAATCGGTGAAGAAGTTTCCGTTTTAGCTCTCACAGATGGCTTGACAATTCGACCTTTATTACCCGCACAGGATCACAAACGCATCGGTGACGGGGATACTGGCCCAAACACGGGCGGTATGGGAGCTTATGCCCCAGCGCCCCTATGTACCCCAGCGTTGCTGGAACGAGTGGAAAAGGAAGTTTTGCAACCGACGATCGCAACTTTACAAAAACGCGGTATTCCCTATATAGGCGTTGTCTACGCTGGATTGATGATTTCGCCGTCCGGCGAGCCAAAAGTGCTGGAATTTAACTGTCGCTTTGGCGATCCGGAAACTCAAGCTATTTTACCTCTACTGGAAACGCCCTTAGAAGATTTGATGCTAGCTTGTACTCAACAGCGATTGGCCGAAATGCCGCCAATTGAGTGGAAATCGGGAGCTTGCGTCTGTGTAGTCATGGCTTCCGGCGGTTATCCCGGCGAATACGAAAAAGGTAAATTAATTACCGGCATCGAGTCAGCCCAAACAACCGGAGCGATCGTCTTTCATGCTGGCACGAAACTTTCGGCTCCAGCAGAAAATTCTCCCCATCCCCTCACCGACGGCGGGAGAGTTCTGGGAGTTACGGCCATCGGGGAAAATATAGAAGGAGCGATCGCTACAGCATATGCCGCAGTCGATCGGATTCAATTTGAAGGCGCGTACTCTCGGCGAGACATAGCTCAAAAAGCTATAAAAAGGAAAGAGTAA